Proteins encoded in a region of the Fibrobacter sp. UWR4 genome:
- the dnaN gene encoding DNA polymerase III subunit beta: MKFEIKKSVLQEALQTAITAIPNKSTLQILNNYSLRLEGNILEICATDLNLGIRTKIEVNGERDGEVVVNARKFSELIKALVDPAIETVSIDVQDYLTKIKWSERGQASIMGFDASDFPPFPEVEGESITFAACELAFLVERTAFAVSNDSTRLNLNGVYLEATDGKISMVATDGHRMGRASIEQEGVSLPGGIIVQPKVLQQILRMAKNDDQIEVRTTETHILLSTGSTQIISKLYDGPYPNYRAVIPQSFERTVQANTTELQNKVRSILPMANPRTHQIRFQIDGNMAEISATDPDVGGESREALAVTHSGEGSFSIGFDGRYISEILGMCKSEEVILKMNNPIGAVIIEPVGEGLNFSFLLMPLRLTD; this comes from the coding sequence ATGAAGTTCGAAATCAAGAAGTCCGTGTTGCAGGAAGCCTTGCAGACTGCAATTACAGCAATTCCTAACAAGTCCACCCTTCAGATTTTGAACAACTATTCCCTCCGTCTGGAAGGCAATATCCTCGAAATCTGCGCTACTGACTTGAACCTGGGTATCAGGACCAAGATTGAAGTGAACGGCGAACGTGACGGCGAAGTGGTCGTGAACGCCCGTAAGTTCTCTGAACTCATCAAGGCTCTTGTAGACCCCGCTATCGAAACCGTAAGCATCGACGTCCAGGATTACCTGACCAAGATCAAGTGGAGCGAACGCGGCCAGGCTTCCATTATGGGCTTTGACGCAAGCGACTTCCCTCCGTTCCCGGAAGTGGAAGGCGAAAGCATTACGTTTGCCGCATGCGAACTGGCATTCCTCGTCGAAAGAACCGCATTTGCAGTTTCTAACGACTCTACCCGTCTGAACCTGAACGGCGTATACCTGGAAGCAACCGACGGCAAGATTTCCATGGTCGCAACCGACGGTCACCGTATGGGCCGCGCAAGCATCGAACAGGAAGGCGTCAGCCTCCCCGGTGGCATCATCGTCCAGCCCAAGGTTCTCCAGCAGATCCTCCGCATGGCAAAGAACGACGACCAGATCGAAGTTCGCACCACCGAAACCCACATCCTGCTTTCCACCGGTTCTACCCAGATTATTTCCAAGCTGTACGACGGACCGTATCCTAACTACCGCGCAGTGATCCCCCAGAGCTTCGAACGTACCGTTCAGGCCAACACCACCGAACTGCAGAACAAGGTCCGCAGCATCCTGCCTATGGCTAATCCCCGTACCCACCAGATCCGTTTCCAGATCGATGGCAACATGGCAGAAATCAGCGCAACCGACCCGGATGTTGGCGGCGAATCCCGCGAAGCACTGGCTGTCACCCATAGCGGCGAAGGCAGCTTCAGCATCGGTTTCGACGGTCGCTACATTTCCGAAATCCTCGGCATGTGCAAGAGCGAAGAAGTCATCCTGAAGATGAACAACCCCATTGGCGCTGTCATCATCGAACCGGTTGGCGAAGGCCTCAACTTCAGCTTCCTGCTGATGCCGCTCCGCCTCACGGACTAG
- a CDS encoding M23 family metallopeptidase — protein sequence MKKLEIHVFPNKTSSGKSYRLSIVRAVITVFLVIAAVAGFILFSPAKILDNVTSGDITEMHRQNSTIKKELKVIRESVDESILKAEETRILRDSTMKHSGMGFKLEQTVNEDENSKARRKSLMEMEVTFKNLLAALEKDSALAARIPVLHPMKNGHPVRKRFEMAYDPFTDRMLPHRGIDYVAAEGDTVYATGDGVVVESQKHRGFGLSVKIEHVKGVRSFYAHLEQSLVSNGSKVSRGQPIGIAGETGRGSSIGLHYEIRLAGNSVNPERFFITK from the coding sequence GTGAAAAAACTCGAAATACATGTATTCCCCAACAAGACCAGCAGTGGAAAGAGCTATAGGCTGTCCATAGTTCGTGCTGTGATTACGGTATTCCTCGTGATTGCCGCAGTAGCTGGCTTTATCCTGTTCTCTCCTGCCAAGATTTTGGACAACGTAACGAGTGGTGACATTACGGAAATGCATCGCCAGAATTCTACCATCAAGAAGGAACTGAAGGTTATCCGCGAAAGTGTGGATGAATCCATCCTGAAGGCAGAAGAAACTCGTATTCTCCGCGATAGCACCATGAAGCATAGCGGCATGGGCTTTAAGCTGGAACAGACTGTTAACGAAGATGAAAATAGTAAGGCTCGCCGCAAGAGTCTTATGGAAATGGAAGTTACCTTCAAGAATCTTCTTGCCGCATTGGAAAAGGATTCCGCCTTGGCTGCAAGGATTCCTGTGCTCCATCCCATGAAAAACGGTCATCCTGTCCGTAAGCGTTTCGAGATGGCTTACGACCCCTTTACTGACCGTATGCTGCCTCATCGCGGTATTGACTATGTGGCTGCCGAAGGCGATACGGTCTACGCTACAGGCGATGGCGTCGTGGTTGAATCCCAGAAACATCGTGGTTTCGGCCTTTCCGTAAAGATTGAACACGTTAAAGGTGTAAGGTCCTTCTACGCCCATCTGGAACAGTCTCTGGTTTCCAATGGTTCCAAGGTTTCCCGCGGTCAGCCTATTGGCATCGCCGGCGAAACGGGACGTGGTTCCAGTATTGGCCTTCATTACGAAATCCGTCTGGCAGGTAATTCTGTTAATCCGGAACGTTTCTTTATAACGAAGTAG
- a CDS encoding haloacid dehalogenase-like hydrolase, translating into MSKSAFEQNIIAMVWDCDKTLISSYMQEPLFRHYNVDGAKFWQEVNALKTRYKEQGISVNADTSYLNHILTYVKAGLFKGLSNSLLREFGKELKFYPGLPDFFGEVKKLIEEDPKYKAFDIRLEHYVVSTGFAETIRGSAIAPFVDGIFGCEFIEDVLQPGFLESPRHSEDSPRHSEESLRHSERSEESSEISQIACALDNTSKTRYLFEINKGSNKYPETIDVNSTIAREVRRVPFQNMVYIADGPSDVPAFSILNYNGGSTFAVYPKGDVKGFKQVETLRRDGRVQMFGEADYSTATQSWMWLTEKARAIADKIVEQKTAAIKNSAGAPPTHLN; encoded by the coding sequence ATGAGTAAATCTGCATTTGAACAGAACATTATCGCCATGGTGTGGGACTGCGACAAGACCCTCATCAGCTCCTACATGCAGGAACCTTTGTTCCGCCACTACAATGTGGACGGCGCCAAGTTCTGGCAGGAAGTGAACGCCCTGAAGACCCGCTACAAGGAACAGGGAATTTCTGTCAATGCGGATACCAGCTACTTGAACCACATCCTGACTTATGTAAAGGCGGGACTATTCAAGGGCCTTTCCAACAGCCTGCTTCGTGAATTCGGGAAGGAACTGAAGTTCTACCCCGGCCTTCCGGATTTTTTCGGTGAAGTGAAGAAACTCATCGAAGAGGACCCGAAGTACAAGGCATTCGATATTCGCCTGGAACATTATGTGGTAAGTACAGGTTTTGCGGAAACGATCCGCGGAAGCGCCATCGCTCCCTTTGTGGATGGTATCTTCGGTTGCGAATTTATCGAGGACGTTCTCCAGCCCGGTTTTCTGGAATCCCCGCGTCATTCTGAGGATTCCCCGCGTCATTCAGAGGAATCCCTTCGTCATTCTGAGCGTAGCGAAGAATCCAGTGAAATCTCCCAGATCGCCTGTGCTCTGGATAATACTTCCAAGACCCGCTACCTCTTTGAAATCAATAAGGGAAGCAACAAGTATCCCGAAACCATCGACGTGAATTCTACCATCGCGAGAGAAGTCCGCCGCGTGCCTTTCCAGAACATGGTGTATATCGCCGACGGTCCCAGCGACGTGCCCGCATTCAGTATTCTGAATTACAATGGCGGGAGCACCTTTGCCGTATACCCCAAGGGGGATGTCAAGGGCTTTAAGCAGGTGGAAACGCTCCGCCGCGATGGACGCGTCCAGATGTTCGGCGAAGCGGACTACAGCACCGCAACGCAATCCTGGATGTGGCTTACGGAAAAGGCCCGCGCCATCGCCGACAAGATCGTGGAACAGAAAACCGCCGCCATCAAGAACAGTGCCGGCGCACCGCCAACGCATTTGAACTAG
- a CDS encoding Rne/Rng family ribonuclease codes for MTNKCKCGILISKTPYEKRYAIMEDGELAELIVDGGSAVQILGNIYKGIVKKVLAGKLAFIDIGLDADGVLLQEDAVDRSAPRGKFDRDDVAVSIEKVLQVGDEVMVQVSAEPEGKKGAGLTMNLNLAGTLLVCMPGTDLIRVSKRERDQARRTDIKRFINHAKAKDVGYIVRTEGVNASEVELTQEMRGLETKWEGIKENYANLSGAGLVYEESNSTKRAIGEYINENTDYVYIDNRDEYFALREDLKAMSPDLLDKVKLWSSAESLFEYFKVENDYARSLQRTVPLPRGGNLVIEQTAALVSIDVNTGPKVHGKDQGKIILETNIDACREIAKQLRLRDVDGLTIVDFIDMETEADNTTVYNEFCKAIRRDKAEVTPATISQFGLMEIKRKRVHVEPVGGKTHVCPVCSGGGRTATLESTLGMIDRWMARASAKENMKQVTLVTNPYVVDVLAKDRSRMFNYLEYKHGMTIDLIQDENAHVNQFWMYNENKEDITDQYNFADVEKTVKPAKPKPQKQPGQKRNRRDNRNKAKREILISKTPYEKRIAIMEDGELVELVVEGVSSNRVLGNIYKGVVQKVLPALKAAFIDIGMEKAGFLHQEDAMDRSELLRREYGDDDEEGGSAKEVPIDEILKEGQEIMVQVVKEPISTKGARLTTHLSFAGRFLVCMPGTNFIGVSKRERDPAKRREFKKVVRRLKGRDVGYIVRTNGLNESEFEINKQMRELEAKWEETKFNFENQPAETCIYEESDSIEQTVREYFSDNTDVVYIDNRAEYYALRDYLQRLSPDKLNKVKLWNEDVSLFENFKIENDYARSLQRKVPLSNHGHHIGWLILEQTEALVSIKVDLHGNSLNLDDGVIVCQEIAKQLRLRDVGGLIIIKFPEFATEDVREGVYQEFRKAIRRDKAPISPSPISQFGLMEVTRKRVRVNLMTEKTEVCSVCCGGGRIGTINGTLGMIDRWMSRAHNKGRMREVTLVVNPAVVDELCKNDCNVYRYLEAKHFMKINLVEDDHAHVNQYWMYDKNNEDITELYNFA; via the coding sequence ATGACGAATAAGTGTAAGTGCGGGATTCTGATTAGCAAGACCCCCTACGAGAAGCGCTATGCCATCATGGAAGATGGTGAATTGGCGGAACTGATCGTAGATGGTGGTAGTGCTGTCCAGATTCTCGGAAATATCTATAAGGGTATTGTTAAAAAGGTCCTTGCCGGAAAGCTTGCTTTCATCGACATCGGTCTTGATGCGGATGGCGTCCTGCTGCAGGAAGATGCAGTGGACAGGAGTGCTCCCCGTGGCAAGTTCGACCGTGATGATGTGGCTGTAAGCATCGAAAAGGTGCTCCAGGTAGGTGACGAGGTGATGGTCCAGGTGTCCGCCGAGCCCGAGGGCAAGAAGGGTGCCGGCCTTACCATGAACCTGAATTTGGCAGGAACCCTCCTGGTTTGCATGCCGGGTACGGACCTGATTCGCGTCTCCAAGCGTGAACGTGACCAGGCTCGCCGTACTGATATCAAGCGCTTTATTAACCATGCCAAGGCAAAGGATGTTGGCTACATCGTCCGTACCGAGGGTGTGAACGCTTCCGAAGTGGAACTGACTCAGGAAATGCGTGGCCTGGAAACCAAATGGGAAGGCATCAAGGAAAACTATGCTAACCTTTCCGGTGCAGGCCTTGTTTACGAAGAAAGCAATTCTACAAAGCGCGCAATTGGCGAATACATCAACGAAAATACCGATTACGTGTACATCGACAATCGCGATGAGTATTTCGCCCTCCGTGAAGATTTGAAGGCCATGTCTCCGGACTTGCTGGACAAGGTGAAGCTCTGGAGCTCCGCCGAAAGCCTGTTTGAATACTTCAAGGTGGAAAACGATTATGCCCGCTCCCTGCAGCGTACGGTTCCCCTGCCTCGTGGTGGAAACCTGGTGATCGAACAGACTGCAGCCCTCGTGTCCATTGACGTGAATACCGGTCCTAAGGTCCATGGAAAGGATCAGGGCAAGATTATTCTGGAAACCAATATCGATGCCTGCCGCGAAATTGCTAAGCAGCTGCGCCTCCGTGACGTAGATGGCCTGACCATCGTGGACTTTATCGATATGGAGACCGAGGCCGACAATACCACGGTCTATAACGAATTTTGCAAGGCCATCCGTCGCGATAAGGCAGAAGTGACTCCGGCTACCATTAGCCAGTTCGGCCTCATGGAAATCAAGCGCAAGCGAGTTCATGTGGAGCCCGTTGGCGGCAAGACTCATGTGTGCCCGGTTTGCAGTGGCGGTGGCCGTACTGCAACCCTGGAAAGCACCCTGGGTATGATTGACCGCTGGATGGCTCGTGCCAGCGCCAAGGAAAATATGAAGCAGGTAACCCTGGTGACCAACCCCTACGTGGTGGATGTGCTTGCCAAGGACCGCAGCCGCATGTTCAACTACCTGGAATACAAGCATGGCATGACTATCGACTTGATCCAGGACGAAAATGCACATGTGAACCAGTTCTGGATGTACAACGAGAACAAGGAAGACATCACAGACCAGTATAACTTTGCCGATGTGGAAAAGACGGTCAAGCCGGCTAAGCCTAAGCCTCAGAAGCAGCCCGGCCAGAAGCGCAACCGTCGCGACAATCGCAACAAGGCTAAGCGCGAAATCCTCATCAGTAAGACTCCCTATGAAAAGCGTATCGCAATCATGGAAGATGGTGAACTGGTGGAACTGGTGGTGGAAGGCGTTTCTTCCAACCGCGTGCTGGGTAACATTTACAAGGGTGTCGTCCAGAAGGTGCTTCCTGCACTGAAGGCTGCCTTTATTGATATCGGTATGGAAAAGGCCGGCTTCCTCCATCAGGAAGACGCCATGGACCGTTCCGAACTTCTCCGTCGTGAATACGGCGATGACGATGAAGAGGGCGGCTCCGCAAAGGAAGTCCCCATCGACGAAATCCTCAAGGAAGGTCAGGAAATCATGGTGCAGGTGGTGAAGGAACCCATCAGTACCAAGGGTGCCCGTCTGACGACGCACTTGAGCTTTGCTGGTCGATTCCTGGTCTGCATGCCTGGCACCAACTTCATTGGTGTGTCCAAGCGTGAACGTGACCCGGCCAAGCGTCGCGAGTTCAAGAAGGTGGTCCGCCGCCTGAAGGGTCGCGATGTGGGTTACATCGTCCGTACCAACGGTCTGAACGAATCTGAATTTGAAATCAACAAGCAGATGCGTGAACTGGAAGCCAAGTGGGAAGAAACGAAGTTCAACTTCGAAAACCAGCCGGCTGAAACCTGCATCTACGAAGAATCCGATTCTATTGAACAGACTGTCCGTGAATACTTCAGTGACAATACCGATGTGGTCTACATCGATAATCGTGCTGAATACTACGCTCTTCGCGATTACCTGCAGCGCCTGTCTCCGGACAAGCTGAACAAGGTGAAACTTTGGAACGAAGACGTTAGCCTGTTCGAAAATTTCAAGATTGAAAACGACTACGCTCGCTCCCTGCAGCGCAAGGTTCCTCTGTCTAACCACGGCCATCATATTGGCTGGTTGATTCTGGAACAGACCGAAGCTCTGGTTTCCATCAAGGTGGACCTTCACGGTAATAGCCTCAACTTGGACGATGGTGTTATCGTCTGTCAGGAAATTGCCAAGCAGCTTCGTCTCCGCGACGTGGGCGGTCTCATTATCATCAAGTTCCCGGAATTCGCTACCGAAGATGTTCGCGAAGGCGTTTACCAGGAGTTCCGTAAGGCGATTCGTCGAGACAAGGCTCCCATCAGCCCGTCTCCCATTAGCCAGTTCGGCCTGATGGAAGTGACCCGTAAGCGCGTCCGTGTGAACCTTATGACTGAAAAGACGGAAGTCTGCTCTGTCTGCTGTGGCGGTGGCCGTATCGGTACCATCAACGGCACTCTGGGCATGATTGATCGCTGGATGTCTCGCGCTCACAACAAGGGCCGTATGCGTGAAGTTACTTTGGTTGTAAACCCTGCCGTTGTGGATGAACTTTGCAAGAACGATTGCAATGTTTACCGCTACCTGGAAGCCAAGCACTTCATGAAGATCAATCTGGTGGAAGACGATCACGCACACGTCAATCAGTACTGGATGTACGACAAGAACAACGAAGATATTACTGAACTGTATAACTTCGCATAA
- a CDS encoding fibro-slime domain-containing protein, which yields MRCYNSLGGAIRALALGVFFSATSALAATYTASVTYEGGDLYYATDQTCKSAADGVIVQTNNKIDRTTINFYSDKECKTRITSVRGSNLFTDGATTATATLSKNGRLTVNKPAGNDPGAQQPGGDKQPTGGKEDQVPAGKKVIAFFTPWSNTNAVLYMNGDSVATMTAMKNYCGWFRTAVTPPSNNFTVYFKQTVGLNYVTAEGMVNKEPTIATEISLDSVAALGSDTIWIQGYKNDVPTVYSEYPKVLGDCPLKKFPVTVFDWLHGNKGDGVSGNGNPDNGVSADFGSGGCGGSNNNKGFMQGMVEYNLGKNGVPVPATPFPEKCQLTTHLADWFLPEVVAKDNAGNEYTNMTCRDLYISMDDAGFWLAEVSSSKISEGNEKNKGGMFLVDDFEYLDEAKTIKNPYYDNLNGSGGNHNFGFAVKIQATFEYVPGQYFDFYGDDDVWVFIDNRLAVDIGGQHGQVAGAVDLDTIGQNNGKKLIPGETYNFHIFYVERHVSSSNFRMRTSIDLQVDASIFVTSDKRGSVTNYDVWQVNKKNKLSCGFDPNNTEVDTTGGASNFKLTGPNTNEILTPGKTYYEGLKIFSDSTFSIDSAKIVDNATLPPGHYFLEITLKSDPSQMTKVEIVVPSYAVPRVAFTKENWSVLGTEVSGDTLQIGDWAYATYKVNISFFEDWAVVTNYNKKVNLSFNNPNVDIQDSTGRKISSVNLDEKGRASFYIHANAAVQGVTLIAKGSAATASTWTELNFKDPPIPHVKNAIIVDRNGDGRADSMYVSYDRDLKGQAHLDSIQFTFGESFPTTTGYKIVNNTDLIITAESAGKSCTADVCGFGSRQITGGETTIYTGKLNSWFTYTEGNKSTQFNTENEEITDGVGPIVLKAVKTKLKDGNRELEITMSEGISDESREDFANIFELMCVRNGIPGAPENPVQISGKGSTLVLIYGSSTEDAVLPDNGDQIRFLFKDVKTVDLSGNKPHENNPWVTITGDQEVSNEAPGVIAVGEDPYGIISNPETTQPTLITNINQDVQSIGDSLGVQGHLIDFDISKIMLEETQKDINTLDAFIENRLGSTTTYDTVITGMTEAEALTDIFKDIQGGLIGENYLLSQETIDGVMNGTITKDNYKSKMSSKEAATITDLMKESVEASRDTAITISSISTTTQADLFEAIRKGELDDKLKKAGVSATLIEAIKNGSLDETNVDEFRSGSKTLVADTAVVLHYQTRYYSQFGEYVGGASKTIQCSDESVYGKGGCMANKGKLFLAWNMRSDKGRLVGTGVYIARLQMQIKVNGKTTLDQTRDKLMGVRRGAINGLELEF from the coding sequence GTGGCGATAAACAGCCTACTGGCGGCAAGGAAGACCAGGTACCCGCGGGCAAGAAAGTCATCGCATTCTTTACGCCCTGGTCCAATACCAACGCAGTCCTCTACATGAACGGCGACTCTGTAGCCACCATGACCGCCATGAAGAATTATTGCGGTTGGTTCAGAACTGCAGTTACACCTCCTTCCAACAACTTTACCGTTTACTTCAAGCAAACCGTCGGTTTGAACTATGTAACCGCCGAAGGCATGGTCAACAAGGAACCGACGATCGCTACCGAAATTTCCCTAGACTCCGTAGCCGCTCTCGGTAGCGACACTATCTGGATCCAGGGTTACAAGAACGATGTTCCTACCGTTTACTCCGAATATCCCAAGGTTCTGGGCGATTGCCCCCTGAAAAAGTTCCCCGTAACAGTCTTTGACTGGCTCCACGGCAATAAAGGCGACGGCGTCAGCGGTAACGGTAATCCCGACAACGGCGTTAGCGCAGACTTCGGTTCCGGTGGTTGCGGCGGCAGCAACAACAACAAGGGATTCATGCAAGGAATGGTGGAATATAATCTGGGCAAGAACGGTGTTCCGGTTCCTGCCACTCCGTTCCCTGAAAAGTGCCAACTTACCACTCACCTTGCCGACTGGTTCCTCCCCGAAGTGGTGGCCAAGGACAATGCAGGCAACGAATACACCAATATGACCTGCCGCGATCTCTATATTTCCATGGATGACGCAGGGTTCTGGCTTGCAGAAGTTTCCAGCAGCAAGATTTCCGAGGGTAACGAAAAGAACAAGGGCGGTATGTTCCTGGTGGACGACTTCGAATACCTGGACGAAGCCAAGACTATCAAGAATCCTTATTATGACAACTTGAACGGAAGCGGCGGTAACCATAATTTCGGCTTTGCAGTCAAGATCCAGGCAACCTTCGAATATGTTCCTGGCCAGTACTTTGACTTCTACGGTGACGATGACGTGTGGGTCTTTATCGACAACCGCCTTGCAGTGGATATCGGTGGTCAGCATGGACAGGTTGCAGGTGCTGTGGACCTGGACACCATCGGCCAGAACAACGGCAAGAAACTGATTCCTGGTGAAACTTACAACTTCCATATTTTCTATGTGGAACGTCACGTAAGTTCCTCCAACTTCCGTATGCGCACTTCCATCGACCTGCAGGTGGACGCCTCCATCTTTGTCACCTCAGACAAGCGCGGCTCCGTAACGAACTATGACGTCTGGCAGGTGAACAAGAAGAACAAGCTCTCCTGCGGTTTTGACCCTAACAACACGGAAGTGGATACTACCGGCGGTGCCTCCAACTTCAAGCTGACCGGCCCCAATACGAACGAAATCCTCACTCCGGGCAAGACCTACTATGAAGGTCTTAAGATTTTCTCTGACTCCACCTTCAGCATTGACTCCGCCAAGATCGTGGACAACGCAACACTCCCCCCGGGACACTACTTCCTGGAAATCACCCTGAAGTCCGATCCCTCCCAGATGACCAAGGTCGAAATTGTGGTTCCGTCCTATGCGGTTCCTAGAGTCGCCTTTACCAAGGAAAACTGGTCCGTACTGGGCACAGAAGTTTCTGGGGATACGTTGCAGATTGGCGACTGGGCTTACGCCACTTACAAGGTGAACATTTCCTTCTTCGAAGATTGGGCGGTCGTCACGAATTACAACAAGAAAGTGAACCTGTCCTTTAACAATCCTAATGTGGACATTCAGGATTCTACCGGCAGAAAGATTTCTTCTGTGAACCTGGACGAAAAGGGCAGAGCAAGTTTCTACATCCATGCTAACGCAGCCGTACAGGGCGTGACTTTGATCGCCAAGGGATCCGCAGCAACCGCTTCCACCTGGACCGAGCTGAACTTCAAGGATCCTCCCATCCCCCACGTAAAGAACGCAATCATCGTGGACCGTAATGGCGATGGCCGTGCCGACAGCATGTACGTAAGTTACGATAGAGACCTGAAGGGCCAGGCACATCTGGATTCCATCCAGTTTACCTTCGGCGAATCCTTCCCCACCACTACCGGCTACAAGATCGTCAACAACACCGACCTGATCATTACCGCCGAATCCGCAGGCAAGTCCTGCACCGCTGATGTTTGCGGCTTTGGAAGCAGGCAGATTACCGGTGGTGAAACCACCATATATACCGGCAAGCTGAATTCCTGGTTTACCTACACCGAAGGCAACAAGTCGACCCAGTTCAATACCGAGAACGAGGAAATCACCGACGGCGTCGGCCCCATTGTCCTTAAGGCAGTGAAGACCAAGCTGAAGGATGGTAACCGCGAGCTTGAAATCACCATGAGCGAAGGAATCTCGGACGAATCCCGCGAAGACTTCGCCAATATCTTCGAGCTGATGTGCGTGCGCAACGGCATCCCCGGCGCTCCTGAAAATCCGGTACAGATTAGCGGCAAGGGCAGTACCTTGGTTCTGATCTACGGATCCTCCACAGAAGACGCAGTCCTCCCGGATAACGGCGACCAGATTCGTTTCCTTTTCAAGGACGTAAAGACCGTTGACCTCTCCGGCAACAAGCCTCACGAGAACAATCCCTGGGTAACCATCACCGGCGACCAGGAAGTAAGTAACGAAGCCCCGGGCGTGATTGCTGTTGGCGAAGACCCCTACGGTATCATTTCCAACCCTGAAACCACCCAGCCCACCCTGATTACCAACATCAATCAGGATGTGCAGAGTATCGGCGATTCCTTGGGTGTGCAGGGCCACTTGATCGACTTCGACATTTCCAAGATTATGCTGGAAGAAACCCAGAAGGATATCAACACCCTTGACGCCTTCATTGAAAATCGACTGGGCAGCACGACTACCTACGACACCGTCATTACAGGTATGACCGAAGCGGAAGCCCTGACAGACATCTTCAAGGATATTCAGGGCGGTCTCATTGGCGAAAACTACCTTCTCAGTCAGGAAACCATCGATGGCGTAATGAACGGAACGATCACCAAGGATAACTACAAATCCAAGATGAGTTCCAAGGAAGCTGCAACCATTACTGACCTGATGAAGGAAAGTGTGGAAGCCAGCCGTGATACAGCAATCACCATCAGCAGCATTTCCACCACCACCCAGGCAGACCTGTTCGAAGCTATCCGCAAGGGAGAACTGGATGACAAGCTTAAGAAGGCCGGCGTAAGCGCAACCCTGATCGAAGCCATCAAGAACGGTTCCCTGGACGAAACCAACGTGGACGAATTCCGTAGCGGCTCCAAGACCCTGGTTGCAGACACCGCAGTAGTTCTCCACTACCAGACCCGCTACTACAGCCAGTTTGGCGAATACGTAGGTGGCGCATCCAAGACCATCCAGTGTTCCGACGAATCCGTTTACGGCAAGGGCGGCTGCATGGCGAACAAGGGCAAGCTGTTCCTGGCCTGGAACATGCGTTCCGATAAGGGCCGACTGGTCGGTACAGGCGTGTACATTGCACGACTCCAGATGCAGATCAAGGTTAACGGCAAGACCACTCTGGACCAGACCCGCGACAAGCTGATGGGCGTCCGCCGCGGCGCAATCAACGGTCTTGAACTGGAGTTCTAG